The following are encoded together in the Pan troglodytes isolate AG18354 chromosome 6, NHGRI_mPanTro3-v2.0_pri, whole genome shotgun sequence genome:
- the LOC100613859 gene encoding putative uncharacterized protein FLJ44672 isoform X1, producing the protein MLLPPGSLSRPRTFSSQPPQTKLMTHNGLFRPIPYLTAVSTDEATASQQPPQAQLHRYNGLFRPSSCLPAFSPGPELSQVDLTRPSSCFLAASPGPAPASWQPLQAQPLPPVSLYSPNICLTANSSGPASASLWTTQAKLPTFQQLLHTQLLPPSGLFRPSSCLTRAFPGPTFVSWQPSLARFLPVSQQPRQAQVLPHTGLSASSSCLTVASPGPAPVPGRHLQAQNFLKSASLVPTAASWWPMKAQNLLKLTSPGPAPASCQHLQAQPLPHGGFSRPSSSSGLSLQAQLLPHNSLFWPSSCPAHSSQCRPKTYSSQTLQARLLLPSGMNRPSFDLRTASAGPALASQGLLQAQLLPHGGCPRPSFCLPASSLNRHSSSLTVAHLGPTHDCRAISRPSACLLADS; encoded by the exons atg ctcctacctcccggcagcctctccaggcccagaactttctccagtcagCCTCCACAGACCAAGCTCATgactcacaatggcctatttaggcccataccctacCTCACGGCAGTCTCCACAGATGAGgctactgcctcacaacagcctccacaggcacagctccaccgttacaatggcctctttagacccagctcctgcctcccagccttctctccaggccctgaacTTTCTCAAGTCGacctcaccaggcccagctcatgcttcttggcagcctctccaggcccagctcctgcatcttggcagcctctccaggcccagcctctgcctcccgtcaGCCTCTACAGTCCCAACATCTGCCTCACAGCAAATTCTTCAGGCCCAGCATCTGCCTCACTGTGGACCACCCAAGCCAAGCTCCCAACCTTTCAGCAGCTTCTACACACCCAGCTCCTGCCACCCAGTGGCCTCTTTAGGCCAAGCTCATGCCTCACAAGGGCCTTTCCAGGCCCAACTTTTGTCTCATGGCAACCTTCCCTGGCCAGATTCCTGCCTGTCTCCCAGCAGCCTAGACAGGCCCAGGTCTTGCCTCACACTGGCCTGTCTGCATCCAGCTCttgcctcacggtggcctctccaggcccagctcctgtccCAGGACGTCATCTCCAGGCCCAAAACTTCCTCAAGTCAGCCTCTCTAGTCCCAACTGCTGCCTCCTGGTGGCCTATGaaggcccaaaatctcctcaagttgacctctccaggcccagctcctgcctcctgtCAGCATCTACAGgcccaacctctgcctcatgggggcttctccaggcccagctcttcctctggGCTGAGTCTACAGGCACAACtgctgcctcacaacagcctttTTTGGCCCAGTTCCTGTCCAGCTCACAGCAGCCAATGTAGGCCCAAAACTTACTCAAGTCAAACTCTCCAGGCCCGCCTTCTGCTTCCCAGTGGCATGAACAGGCCCAGCTTTGACTTGAgaacagcctctgcaggccctgctcttgcctcccaggggcttctccaggcccagctcttgcctCATGGCGGCTGCCCCAGGCCAAgtttctgcctgcctgccagcAGCCTCAACAGGCACAGCTCCTCCCTCACAGTGGCCCATTTAGGCCCAACTCATGACTGTCGGGCCATTTCCAGGCCTAGTGCCTGCCTCCTGGCTGACTCTTGA